The Aureispira anguillae genome contains a region encoding:
- a CDS encoding RNA 2'-phosphotransferase codes for MKTNYKKISKFLSLVLRHKPEVLGLVLDEQGWVKTQDLLEKMAQNGRTLSLEVLEEVVANNDKKRFAFNADHSQIRASQGHSIAINLGYQAMKPPKVLFHGTALRFLASIRKSGLLKKNRHHVHLSQDMDTATTVGKRHGAVVVLEVKALEMHQAGFEFFISDNGVWLTEQVPTEYLIFPT; via the coding sequence ATGAAAACAAATTATAAAAAAATAAGCAAATTCTTAAGTTTAGTATTAAGACACAAACCCGAAGTGCTTGGGCTTGTTTTGGATGAGCAAGGTTGGGTAAAAACGCAGGATTTATTAGAAAAAATGGCACAAAATGGGCGAACATTGAGCCTTGAGGTATTGGAAGAAGTAGTAGCCAATAACGACAAAAAGCGCTTTGCTTTTAACGCCGATCATAGTCAAATCAGAGCATCCCAAGGGCATTCTATTGCGATTAATCTGGGGTATCAAGCAATGAAACCCCCAAAAGTGCTTTTTCATGGAACAGCCCTGCGGTTTTTGGCTTCCATTCGAAAAAGTGGTTTATTAAAAAAGAATCGACATCATGTCCACTTGTCACAAGATATGGATACTGCTACTACAGTTGGGAAACGGCATGGCGCAGTGGTGGTGTTGGAAGTGAAGGCCTTAGAAATGCACCAAGCAGGATTTGAATTCTTTATTTCTGATAATGGCGTTTGGCTGACAGAGCAGGTGCCTACTGAATACTTAATTTTTCCAACTTAA